A segment of the Halodesulfovibrio sp. genome:
TGCTCACAGCCTTCGACCTGATGACAGAGAATCCACAAACAATTGCTCCGGACGATGATGTTGTAACCGCAGCACGTATCATGCTCGACAAACGATACAATGGACTGCCAGTTGTTGAATCTGACGGAACACTTGTAGGCATTCTTTGCCAGAGTGACCTCATCAATCAGCACAAGCGGCTTAACCTTCCTTCTTTTTTTACAGTTCTGGATGGAATTATTCCGTTGCGTTCCGGCTCCGATATGGATGCTGAAATGAGAAAAATATCTGCCAGCAAGGTTGCAGAGGCTATGACGCCTGCTCCAACGTCCGTAACGGAAGAGACTCCTATTGACGAAATTGCGACTCTTATGGTGGATAACAAGTACCACTCGCTGCCAGTTGTCAAAAATGGCAAATTGGTAGGAATTGTAGGAAAAGAAGATATATTGCGAACACTCCTCCCCAAGGAAGAACCCAAAGAGTAACTAACCTGTGCTTCTTTATCTAAAAAACGCAGAAGAAACTGAACTTCTCGGAAAATATATTGCACAGGCTCTCGTTTCGACAGACCCTGTGCAAAATTTATTGTTTAAAGGTACACTTGGCTCTGGCAAGACAACCCTTGTCCGCTCGCTTGTACAGCACCTTCCCGGTGGTGATGAAGCAGAGGTGAGCAGCCCTAGTTTTAACGTATACAACCTGTACCCGACCATCCCCGAAACCGCCCATTTTGACCTCTACAGGCTGGCTGGCGGAAGTGTTGATGAGTCCTTTCATGAACTGCTTGATGAAGAACAGACCCTTATGCTTGTTGAATGGGCTGAACACCTTCCTGAGCAAGATTACCCGAATGAATGGTTGCAATTCAGTTGGATTCCATGCGAAGAAGGACGACAAATTGACATTTTGGTAAAAGGGGCAGGAGCTACCCGTGTAATCGAGGCATTAAAACCACTTGTGACC
Coding sequences within it:
- a CDS encoding CBS domain-containing protein → MLTAFDLMTENPQTIAPDDDVVTAARIMLDKRYNGLPVVESDGTLVGILCQSDLINQHKRLNLPSFFTVLDGIIPLRSGSDMDAEMRKISASKVAEAMTPAPTSVTEETPIDEIATLMVDNKYHSLPVVKNGKLVGIVGKEDILRTLLPKEEPKE
- the tsaE gene encoding tRNA (adenosine(37)-N6)-threonylcarbamoyltransferase complex ATPase subunit type 1 TsaE, producing MLLYLKNAEETELLGKYIAQALVSTDPVQNLLFKGTLGSGKTTLVRSLVQHLPGGDEAEVSSPSFNVYNLYPTIPETAHFDLYRLAGGSVDESFHELLDEEQTLMLVEWAEHLPEQDYPNEWLQFSWIPCEEGRQIDILVKGAGATRVIEALKPLVTSMQVAP